One Clostridium estertheticum DNA segment encodes these proteins:
- a CDS encoding helix-turn-helix transcriptional regulator, with protein sequence MDWLSSMQNSINYMEDNILNEIDFDKIAQCAYSSTFHFQRMFSMLTGFTIGEYIRNRRLTLAAQELSFSNVKVIDIAFKYGYETSEAFTKAF encoded by the coding sequence ATGGATTGGTTAAGTAGTATGCAAAACTCTATTAACTACATGGAGGATAATATCTTAAACGAAATTGACTTTGATAAGATTGCCCAATGTGCTTATTCATCAACATTTCATTTTCAGCGTATGTTTAGCATGCTGACAGGCTTTACAATTGGTGAATATATACGCAATAGGCGGTTAACACTTGCCGCGCAGGAACTATCATTTTCAAATGTAAAGGTTATAGATATTGCCTTTAAGTATGGTTATGAAACATCAGAAGCATTTACAAAAGCATTCTAA
- a CDS encoding MarR family winged helix-turn-helix transcriptional regulator: MEILNESMEVASLFQEVMQLFKHSMNKLLEETGMSAPQGMVLGLLSKKKKIKITELSHELCLSNSTVSGIVDRLEKQQMVVRERSESDKRVVYVSISPNFKDMHEAFHKQFQKNIQNTMSKGSIDELHKIFEGLSTLKKLLSDQQK; the protein is encoded by the coding sequence GTGGAAATATTAAATGAGAGTATGGAAGTTGCAAGCCTTTTTCAAGAGGTTATGCAGCTATTTAAACATAGTATGAACAAATTGCTTGAAGAAACAGGTATGTCTGCACCTCAAGGCATGGTACTAGGACTTTTAAGTAAAAAAAAGAAGATTAAGATAACAGAACTTAGTCATGAGCTTTGTTTATCCAATAGTACTGTATCTGGAATCGTGGATAGGCTTGAGAAGCAACAAATGGTGGTAAGAGAAAGAAGTGAAAGTGACAAGAGGGTAGTTTATGTAAGCATATCACCAAACTTCAAAGACATGCATGAAGCCTTTCATAAGCAATTTCAAAAAAATATTCAAAATACTATGAGTAAAGGAAGCATTGATGAACTTCATAAAATTTTTGAAGGATTAAGTACACTTAAGAAGCTTTTAAGCGACCAACAAAAATAA
- a CDS encoding sensor histidine kinase yields the protein MKLRTKVITMNVLITTVIILISGFIILKTVDNSNLYGMYQNLLSQSNFTEQYLSEFMRSKDNSGEILEKEKSSLEDILTMNMGSKVTIDGLSVNNPTELQKGALSGKKVYLINTTGSVRTFSLSLPIYSNEKIIGCVILENSLYQADMMKKTLLFTLLFISLTALLILFILSYLFSYRLIKPLEQLTLVTKEFSKGNFNEIKAIRTGDEIEGLTDSFNKMGRDIKLIIEDLKEEQKKQKKFLDNVTHEIRTPLTNIIGYADLSNRTKESEHLEKYLSYITGESNRLLGMVNDLLELSRLNTYEQAIIKNEVNLRNLIEQIINLMKDRARKYGFKIECVIEDLVVIADSEKLKQVIINLIDNAIKHSDGDHIIIRLWKADFIYISVSDNGMGIPKADIDNILQPFYRIDKSRSRKLGGSGLGLSICQEIVVAHGGSIKIESMIECGTTVTFSLQL from the coding sequence ATGAAGCTGAGAACTAAGGTAATAACAATGAATGTTCTCATAACAACTGTAATTATATTAATAAGTGGTTTTATTATTTTAAAAACAGTTGATAACTCTAATTTGTACGGTATGTATCAAAATCTTTTAAGCCAGAGTAATTTTACAGAGCAGTATCTATCAGAGTTTATGAGGAGTAAGGATAATTCTGGTGAAATTTTGGAGAAAGAGAAATCATCCTTGGAAGATATACTGACGATGAATATGGGAAGTAAAGTTACAATAGACGGACTCAGTGTAAATAATCCAACTGAACTTCAAAAGGGCGCTCTAAGTGGTAAGAAAGTATACTTGATTAATACTACTGGGAGTGTTAGAACATTTTCTTTGTCTCTACCAATATATTCTAATGAAAAAATCATTGGATGTGTTATTTTAGAGAACTCATTGTATCAAGCAGACATGATGAAAAAGACTTTGCTTTTTACTCTATTATTCATATCATTAACTGCACTACTTATTTTATTTATATTAAGCTACTTGTTTTCTTACAGACTTATTAAACCACTTGAACAATTAACACTTGTAACAAAAGAATTTTCAAAGGGAAATTTTAATGAAATAAAAGCCATTAGAACAGGCGATGAAATTGAAGGATTAACTGATTCCTTCAATAAAATGGGGCGCGATATCAAATTGATTATTGAAGATTTGAAGGAGGAGCAGAAAAAGCAAAAAAAATTTCTTGATAACGTCACCCATGAAATAAGAACTCCCTTAACAAATATTATTGGATATGCTGACCTTTCAAATAGGACAAAGGAAAGTGAGCATTTAGAAAAATATTTATCCTATATTACCGGTGAAAGTAATCGGCTTCTTGGCATGGTAAATGATCTGCTGGAGCTATCCAGGCTTAATACTTATGAGCAAGCAATTATAAAAAATGAAGTTAATCTAAGAAATCTTATAGAACAAATTATTAATCTCATGAAGGATAGAGCAAGGAAGTATGGATTCAAAATAGAATGTGTGATTGAGGATTTGGTTGTCATAGCAGATAGCGAAAAACTTAAGCAAGTTATAATCAATCTTATAGATAATGCTATAAAGCATTCTGATGGAGATCATATTATTATAAGGCTTTGGAAAGCTGATTTTATTTATATTAGTGTCAGTGATAATGGAATGGGTATACCTAAAGCTGACATAGATAATATTCTGCAGCCATTTTATCGTATAGATAAATCAAGAAGCAGAAAACTTGGAGGCAGCGGTCTTGGACTTTCAATCTGTCAGGAGATTGTAGTTGCCCATGGTGGAAGTATTAAAATAGAAAGTATGATAGAATGTGGTACAACTGTTACATTTAGTTTACAACTATGA
- a CDS encoding ABC transporter permease — translation MLRFIKRDEITKGKSTTIRISSVILALFVFSIVFILMDKNPLDIYASMLNGAFGSSYSIRETIKLAIPLCIAALGVGVAFKMHFWNIGAEGQILMGAFAASIFALKFPAMPRPALLILMMVAGIIGGSLWALIPAVFKAKWGTNETIVTLMMNYIAIKWIVFLQHGPLKDPNAKGFAKIANFTDNAILPEIFKVHIGWIFALVLVIFIFIFMNYTKTGYEISVLGESEKTALYSGVNVKKTIIISILLSGGLCGLVGMIQASGISNTLVESVSGGVGYTAIIVAWLGYLSAPVILVVSVLFAALQQGGSFIQTSYGIPGATALILQSMILFFVLGSEFFIRFKIAKKVGDAK, via the coding sequence ATGCTAAGGTTTATAAAAAGAGATGAAATAACCAAAGGGAAAAGTACAACTATTAGAATTTCTTCAGTAATACTTGCACTTTTCGTATTTAGCATAGTTTTTATACTGATGGATAAGAATCCCTTAGATATTTATGCATCAATGCTTAATGGTGCTTTTGGTTCCTCTTATTCCATTAGAGAAACTATTAAACTAGCCATTCCTCTTTGCATAGCTGCGTTAGGTGTTGGTGTAGCCTTTAAGATGCATTTTTGGAATATTGGTGCTGAAGGTCAAATCCTAATGGGTGCCTTTGCAGCTTCAATATTTGCACTGAAATTTCCAGCGATGCCAAGACCGGCACTTTTAATATTAATGATGGTAGCGGGTATAATCGGTGGAAGTTTGTGGGCACTAATCCCTGCGGTTTTTAAAGCAAAGTGGGGTACGAATGAAACCATAGTTACATTGATGATGAATTACATTGCTATTAAATGGATAGTTTTTCTTCAGCATGGACCATTAAAGGACCCTAATGCAAAGGGTTTTGCTAAGATAGCAAACTTTACTGATAATGCTATACTTCCAGAGATTTTTAAAGTTCATATTGGTTGGATCTTTGCACTAGTTTTAGTTATATTTATATTTATTTTTATGAACTATACTAAAACAGGTTACGAAATCTCAGTGCTAGGAGAAAGTGAAAAAACAGCACTTTACTCTGGGGTTAACGTTAAGAAAACAATAATTATATCCATACTTTTAAGTGGTGGCTTATGTGGTCTTGTTGGTATGATTCAAGCTTCAGGTATAAGCAATACCCTTGTTGAAAGTGTATCTGGAGGAGTAGGTTATACAGCAATAATTGTAGCATGGCTTGGTTATCTAAGTGCCCCAGTTATTCTTGTTGTTTCAGTATTATTTGCAGCTCTTCAGCAAGGAGGATCCTTCATTCAAACCTCCTATGGGATACCCGGTGCAACTGCACTAATATTACAATCTATGATATTGTTTTTTGTACTTGGTAGTGAGTTTTTTATTAGGTTTAAAATTGCTAAAAAAGTAGGTGATGCAAAATGA
- a CDS encoding ABC transporter ATP-binding protein, whose amino-acid sequence MSTVPHISMKGITKVFGKVVANNNINLEINSGEIHALLGENGAGKSTLMNILSGIYIPDRGSIFVSGKEVKFSSPKDAINAKIGMIHQHFKLVEVMTSLENIMIGQKTGFFINKNNVIKDITELSNKYGLEVDVNKRVYDMTVGEKQILEILKVMYRGAKILVLDEPTTVFTPQETKKLFKIINKMKEQGCAIIFISHKMDEVMEISDKITVLRKGETIITLDKKDTSPEKLAELMVGHPVDLSIKRVKFESAKNILEVKNLKVLDEEGIERLKKICFTIGEGEILGMAGIVNSGQKELCESLIGMQAVKEGEINFQGENIVGKNTREIIKKGISMSFIPEDRLGMGLVSSMDMVDNLMLKEYQCQKGLFINKKPAINRAIEIIERLEIKTPGIYYPIKNLSGGNIQKILLGRELAAKPKLLIMAYPVRGLDINTCYTIYDLINKQKAKGVGVLFIGEDLDVLIQLCDRVMVICSGEITGILQGENATKEEIGLLMTGHKNELQENRGDSGC is encoded by the coding sequence ATGAGTACTGTTCCACACATATCCATGAAGGGAATAACCAAGGTTTTTGGTAAGGTAGTTGCCAATAATAATATCAATCTAGAAATAAATAGCGGTGAAATCCATGCATTGCTGGGTGAAAATGGAGCAGGAAAAAGTACACTAATGAACATTCTGTCAGGAATTTATATTCCTGACAGGGGTTCTATTTTTGTTAGTGGAAAAGAAGTAAAGTTTTCATCGCCAAAGGATGCTATTAACGCAAAAATTGGAATGATTCATCAGCACTTTAAGTTGGTAGAAGTGATGACAAGCCTCGAAAACATAATGATTGGGCAAAAGACTGGTTTTTTTATAAATAAGAATAATGTAATAAAGGATATCACAGAACTATCTAATAAATATGGTCTTGAGGTGGATGTAAACAAAAGAGTATATGATATGACAGTTGGAGAAAAACAAATATTGGAGATACTTAAGGTGATGTATAGAGGTGCAAAAATACTTGTGCTAGATGAGCCTACTACGGTATTTACTCCTCAAGAAACGAAAAAGCTATTTAAAATAATTAATAAAATGAAGGAGCAAGGCTGTGCCATAATATTCATAAGCCATAAAATGGACGAGGTTATGGAGATATCCGATAAGATAACAGTTTTAAGAAAGGGTGAAACCATTATTACCCTTGACAAAAAAGATACTAGTCCTGAAAAATTGGCTGAACTTATGGTGGGACATCCTGTAGATCTATCTATTAAAAGAGTAAAATTTGAAAGTGCGAAAAATATTTTAGAGGTTAAAAACCTTAAAGTATTGGATGAAGAGGGAATAGAGAGATTAAAGAAAATTTGCTTTACTATAGGAGAAGGAGAAATACTTGGAATGGCAGGTATTGTAAACAGCGGTCAGAAGGAATTGTGTGAATCACTTATAGGAATGCAAGCAGTAAAAGAAGGGGAAATAAATTTTCAGGGAGAAAATATTGTAGGGAAAAATACAAGAGAAATAATCAAAAAAGGTATTAGTATGAGTTTTATTCCAGAAGATAGGCTTGGTATGGGACTCGTTAGTTCTATGGACATGGTAGATAACTTAATGCTTAAGGAATATCAGTGTCAAAAGGGACTTTTTATTAATAAAAAGCCCGCTATAAATAGGGCAATAGAAATCATTGAAAGGCTTGAAATAAAAACTCCAGGAATTTACTATCCTATTAAAAATTTATCTGGAGGAAATATTCAAAAGATACTACTTGGAAGAGAACTTGCCGCAAAACCAAAGCTTCTCATAATGGCATATCCAGTAAGAGGACTTGATATAAACACTTGCTATACCATATATGACCTGATAAACAAGCAAAAGGCTAAGGGTGTAGGAGTACTTTTTATTGGAGAAGATTTAGATGTGTTAATTCAGCTTTGTGATAGGGTAATGGTGATTTGTAGTGGTGAGATAACTGGAATTTTGCAAGGCGAGAATGCTACAAAAGAGGAAATTGGGTTACTTATGACAGGACACAAAAATGAGCTGCAGGAGAATAGGGGGGATAGTGGATGCTAA
- the msrB gene encoding peptide-methionine (R)-S-oxide reductase MsrB, producing MDKKVYTKKGKEELKKILTPTQFEVSQENSTERSFDNEYWNNSEQGIYVDINSGEPLFTSIDKFDSGCGWPSFTKPMIEEHVKENKDVTHGMIRTEVRSKYGDSHLGHLFTDGPSEKGGLRYCINSASLKFIPICKLESEGYTEYLELFTK from the coding sequence ATGGATAAAAAAGTTTATACTAAAAAAGGTAAAGAAGAACTAAAAAAGATACTGACCCCTACTCAATTTGAAGTAAGTCAAGAAAATAGCACAGAACGATCTTTTGACAATGAATATTGGAATAACAGTGAACAGGGAATTTATGTAGATATTAATAGTGGAGAGCCATTATTTACTTCTATAGATAAATTTGATTCTGGTTGTGGGTGGCCTAGTTTTACAAAACCAATGATAGAAGAACATGTGAAAGAAAATAAGGATGTAACCCATGGAATGATAAGAACAGAAGTAAGAAGCAAGTATGGTGACAGCCATTTAGGACATTTATTCACTGATGGACCAAGTGAAAAAGGCGGATTAAGATATTGCATAAATAGTGCTTCATTGAAGTTTATACCTATTTGTAAACTTGAATCAGAAGGATATACCGAGTATTTAGAACTATTTACGAAATAA
- a CDS encoding helix-turn-helix domain-containing protein yields MSYVEYLQKTIDYIEENIKQPITIEVCADVAGFSKYHFYRLFTLFVGVPLMEYVRKRRLAYAMQEVNRGRRIIDIALDFQYSSERSFCRAFQKEFGKTSSKFRNKHYAIPQKLILKKNEFIIWGGLNMEYNFSDVKIEELDTMYVASSYVISNNPEEDVITFMTKWMGNNNIDTSSRQFGFDIPVSEEQRQKGLRGYEYWIKVNEDIDVCEGVKLKKIDKWNYATLRITNPFSNPFQSIPGGWNKLVEWVNANGYEPDCRADCYKEKYWLEEKFQENGITYMDIYFPLN; encoded by the coding sequence ATGAGTTATGTTGAATATCTACAAAAAACCATAGATTACATTGAAGAGAATATTAAACAGCCTATCACAATTGAGGTTTGTGCAGATGTTGCTGGATTTTCAAAATATCACTTTTATAGATTATTTACCTTGTTTGTTGGAGTTCCATTAATGGAGTATGTTAGAAAAAGACGACTTGCCTATGCCATGCAGGAAGTTAATAGAGGAAGACGCATTATTGATATAGCACTTGATTTTCAATATAGCTCAGAACGCTCATTCTGCAGAGCCTTTCAAAAGGAGTTTGGCAAAACCTCCAGCAAATTTAGAAATAAGCATTATGCAATACCTCAAAAACTTATTCTCAAGAAAAATGAATTTATAATTTGGGGAGGATTAAATATGGAATATAATTTTAGTGATGTAAAAATTGAGGAACTTGATACTATGTATGTGGCAAGTTCATATGTAATTAGTAATAACCCTGAAGAGGATGTTATAACCTTTATGACAAAATGGATGGGAAATAATAATATTGATACTAGCTCGAGACAATTCGGATTTGATATTCCTGTTTCAGAAGAACAAAGGCAAAAGGGATTAAGGGGGTATGAATATTGGATAAAAGTCAATGAAGATATTGATGTCTGCGAAGGTGTGAAACTTAAAAAAATAGATAAATGGAACTATGCAACTCTCAGAATAACTAACCCTTTCTCAAATCCCTTTCAATCTATACCTGGTGGTTGGAATAAATTAGTGGAGTGGGTTAACGCAAATGGATATGAGCCTGATTGCAGAGCTGACTGTTATAAGGAGAAATACTGGCTTGAAGAAAAATTCCAAGAAAATGGTATTACTTACATGGATATTTATTTCCCATTAAATTAA
- a CDS encoding YciI family protein translates to MFIIVLKYIKPLEEVEKELKPHIKHLEKYYSLQKFICSGRRNQRVGGVILCNARNMEEVETIIKEDPFYINKIAEYEIIEFSPTKYVDGFERFISE, encoded by the coding sequence ATGTTTATTATAGTATTAAAGTACATAAAGCCACTTGAGGAAGTTGAAAAAGAATTAAAACCACATATAAAACATTTAGAGAAATATTATTCATTACAAAAATTTATTTGTTCAGGCAGAAGAAATCAAAGGGTAGGTGGAGTAATTCTTTGTAATGCAAGGAATATGGAAGAAGTTGAAACAATAATTAAAGAAGACCCATTTTATATTAATAAAATTGCAGAATATGAAATAATTGAGTTTTCACCTACAAAATATGTTGATGGGTTTGAACGTTTCATAAGTGAGTAA
- a CDS encoding GNAT family N-acetyltransferase, with the protein MVLKLNISYKKQLLELTLCLFYDNPSAGKIYKSLGFEEIGFWSLWKGKESQ; encoded by the coding sequence ATGGTTTTAAAATTAAATATTTCATATAAAAAACAGTTATTGGAATTAACATTATGTCTATTTTATGATAACCCTTCAGCAGGGAAAATATATAAAAGTTTAGGATTTGAAGAGATTGGCTTTTGGAGTTTATGGAAAGGTAAAGAAAGTCAATAA
- a CDS encoding BMP family ABC transporter substrate-binding protein, which yields MKKVIGLMLTLILVLGGLLTGCSKKSNTVTPDTSKKVKVGFIYVGPIGDGGYTFAHDQGRLFLQKELGTKVETVFKESVKEDAAEVDKTCEEMINNGVTVIVGTSFGFMDGMDKSAKKHPEIKYMHCSGYTQETNMSNYFGRDYQVRYLSGIVAGMKTKSNKIGYVAAMNIPECVRGINAFALGVQSVNKEAVVKTIWTNTWYDPAKEKEAAKALLDQGVDVVAQHQDTTGPQIAAEEKGVWSIGYNSDMSKAAPNAYMTAPIWNWGPYYVDQLSKIIAGTWKSESYWGAMEADNSKSIIYLATLTKNAPPDAQAAVDKAKADIISGKNKVFVGPIYDNTGVLKIKEGEVMSDKDMLLFDWFVKGVEGKVK from the coding sequence ATGAAAAAAGTTATTGGTTTAATGCTTACATTAATACTAGTTCTTGGAGGACTTTTAACAGGTTGTTCAAAAAAAAGCAATACAGTTACTCCTGATACTAGTAAAAAAGTAAAGGTAGGTTTTATTTACGTAGGACCTATTGGTGATGGTGGTTATACTTTTGCTCATGATCAAGGAAGGCTATTTCTTCAAAAGGAACTTGGAACTAAGGTAGAAACAGTATTTAAAGAAAGTGTAAAAGAAGATGCAGCAGAGGTTGATAAGACTTGTGAAGAAATGATTAACAATGGTGTTACAGTAATTGTTGGAACAAGCTTTGGATTCATGGATGGCATGGATAAATCTGCAAAGAAACATCCTGAAATAAAATACATGCATTGCTCAGGATATACACAAGAAACTAATATGTCAAATTATTTTGGTAGAGACTATCAAGTAAGATACCTTTCTGGTATTGTTGCAGGAATGAAAACTAAATCTAATAAAATTGGATATGTTGCTGCTATGAACATTCCTGAATGCGTTAGAGGTATAAATGCATTTGCACTTGGAGTTCAATCCGTAAATAAAGAAGCAGTTGTAAAAACTATATGGACAAACACTTGGTATGATCCCGCAAAGGAAAAAGAAGCAGCAAAGGCACTTTTAGATCAAGGTGTAGACGTAGTTGCTCAACACCAGGATACAACTGGACCACAAATAGCTGCAGAGGAAAAGGGAGTTTGGTCTATAGGATATAACTCAGATATGAGTAAGGCTGCACCAAACGCTTATATGACAGCTCCAATTTGGAATTGGGGACCATATTATGTAGATCAACTTAGCAAAATTATTGCTGGTACTTGGAAATCAGAAAGTTATTGGGGAGCAATGGAAGCAGATAACAGTAAAAGCATAATATACTTAGCTACTTTAACTAAAAATGCTCCACCTGACGCACAAGCTGCAGTGGATAAAGCTAAGGCTGATATAATTTCAGGAAAAAATAAAGTATTTGTAGGACCTATCTATGATAATACCGGTGTTTTGAAAATTAAGGAGGGTGAAGTTATGTCAGATAAGGATATGCTTCTCTTTGATTGGTTTGTTAAGGGAGTAGAAGGTAAGGTAAAATAA
- a CDS encoding ABC transporter permease, with amino-acid sequence MNGMTTFLAAAIVAGTPLLFATLGEILIERAGNLNLGVEGMMLMGAVIGFLVGLNTGNVFAALLGAMVAGAFGGLIFAFLTISLRANQVVTGLALATFGSGFSTLIGKQLVGQTAPAAVKNFFRPCSIPVISDIPVIGQIFFKQDAFVYLGYILAVVIGVYLYNTSKGLNLRAIGENPGCADAASINITLYKYVHILLGGALCGLGGAYLSLVYIPNWQENVVAGRGWIAIALVIFSAWNPYKAIFGAFLFGGLDIIGFRLQGAGIQVVSQYLVDMLPYLVTIAILVIVSMKKSKRNSPPKNLGTPYFREDR; translated from the coding sequence ATGAATGGAATGACAACATTTTTAGCTGCAGCAATAGTTGCAGGAACTCCTCTGCTTTTTGCAACTCTTGGTGAAATATTGATAGAGAGAGCGGGTAACCTTAATCTTGGCGTAGAGGGTATGATGCTTATGGGGGCCGTAATAGGTTTCTTAGTAGGGCTAAATACTGGAAATGTTTTTGCAGCTCTTCTAGGAGCCATGGTTGCTGGAGCATTTGGCGGCTTAATATTTGCTTTTTTAACAATATCCTTAAGGGCAAATCAAGTTGTTACTGGCCTTGCACTAGCTACCTTTGGAAGTGGTTTTTCAACTTTAATAGGCAAGCAATTGGTAGGGCAAACTGCACCTGCAGCCGTAAAAAATTTTTTTAGACCATGTTCAATTCCTGTAATAAGTGATATTCCTGTCATTGGACAAATATTTTTTAAACAGGATGCATTTGTTTATCTTGGGTATATATTAGCTGTGGTTATTGGTGTATATTTATATAATACTAGCAAAGGGTTAAATCTAAGGGCAATAGGAGAAAATCCAGGTTGTGCAGATGCAGCAAGTATAAATATTACATTATATAAGTATGTTCATATTTTACTTGGAGGAGCATTGTGTGGACTTGGAGGGGCTTACCTTTCACTTGTTTACATACCTAATTGGCAAGAAAATGTGGTGGCAGGTAGAGGGTGGATTGCCATAGCACTTGTTATATTTTCTGCATGGAATCCCTATAAGGCAATATTTGGAGCATTTTTATTTGGGGGCCTTGATATAATAGGCTTTAGGCTTCAAGGAGCTGGAATTCAAGTAGTTTCTCAATATCTGGTAGATATGCTTCCATATTTAGTTACAATAGCGATTCTTGTAATTGTATCTATGAAAAAATCTAAAAGAAATTCACCACCTAAGAATTTGGGAACCCCATATTTTAGGGAAGATAGATGA
- a CDS encoding aminopeptidase — protein sequence MADQRLNKLAKLLVNYSTQVKPGDFVFVSCDEVATPWMVEVVKEAVKAGAHVETSLSSQEVSEIKLKHSSVEQLLEENILFKTMLEKADVWLSAWGNRNTKTNSRIDADKLKISSKGAASWRKIYSEKMGNGSLRWCGTQFPTYSDAQEASMSFSDYEDFVYGAGLLHAKDPVEEWKRISAEQERWVKYLDTKSGLHFISEGTDIKVNVSGRKWINCDGRVNFPDGEIFTSPVEDGVDGVITFSFPGIYMGKEIEGIVLEVKSGKVVNATAAKGEDLLKSLLETDEGACRFGEVAIGTNYGIKNFTRNMLFDEKIGGTVHLAIGDSMPEAGGLNRSTLHWDMLCDMRNGGKIYADDELFYENGSFIESILEKYNL from the coding sequence ATGGCTGATCAAAGACTTAACAAACTTGCAAAACTACTAGTAAATTATTCCACTCAGGTTAAACCAGGTGATTTTGTATTTGTATCCTGTGATGAGGTTGCAACACCTTGGATGGTAGAGGTGGTAAAGGAGGCTGTGAAGGCAGGTGCTCATGTGGAAACTTCACTTTCTTCACAGGAAGTTTCAGAAATAAAACTAAAACACAGCAGCGTTGAGCAGCTTCTTGAGGAAAATATACTTTTCAAAACTATGCTTGAAAAGGCAGATGTATGGCTTTCTGCCTGGGGGAATAGAAACACAAAGACCAATTCAAGAATTGATGCAGATAAACTTAAAATATCCTCCAAAGGAGCAGCAAGCTGGAGAAAAATATACTCTGAAAAAATGGGCAATGGTTCCTTAAGATGGTGTGGCACACAATTCCCTACTTATTCAGATGCTCAGGAAGCTTCCATGAGCTTTAGCGATTATGAGGATTTTGTTTATGGTGCGGGGCTACTCCATGCTAAGGATCCTGTAGAAGAATGGAAAAGGATAAGTGCAGAGCAAGAAAGATGGGTTAAATACCTTGATACTAAAAGTGGACTACATTTTATCTCTGAGGGAACAGATATCAAAGTAAACGTCTCAGGAAGAAAATGGATAAACTGTGATGGGAGAGTAAATTTTCCAGACGGAGAGATATTTACTTCACCTGTTGAAGATGGTGTAGATGGAGTAATTACTTTTAGTTTCCCAGGAATATATATGGGAAAAGAAATAGAAGGAATAGTTTTAGAAGTTAAAAGTGGAAAGGTTGTTAACGCAACAGCCGCAAAGGGCGAGGACCTACTTAAATCACTTCTTGAAACTGATGAAGGCGCCTGCAGATTTGGCGAGGTAGCTATAGGGACCAACTATGGTATTAAAAATTTCACAAGAAACATGCTTTTTGATGAAAAAATTGGTGGAACTGTTCATTTAGCTATTGGGGACTCAATGCCTGAAGCTGGTGGATTAAACAGATCCACTTTGCATTGGGATATGCTTTGCGATATGAGAAATGGCGGAAAGATTTATGCTGACGATGAATTATTCTATGAAAATGGCAGTTTTATTGAAAGTATATTAGAGAAATATAACCTATAA